A genome region from Geodermatophilus bullaregiensis includes the following:
- a CDS encoding DUF3151 domain-containing protein, with product MSVTHGHNLLGEPPATLLPGDPEAEAALAAGTDPAEVAAGHPRASAAWAALAEGAIDGGRTVEAYAYARTGYHRGLDALRRNGWKGYGPVPWSHEPNRGFLRCVTVLARAAEAIGEVDEQERCTQLLRDCDPSLAA from the coding sequence GTGAGCGTGACCCACGGGCACAACCTGCTCGGCGAGCCGCCGGCCACGCTGCTGCCCGGTGACCCGGAGGCGGAGGCCGCGCTGGCGGCCGGCACCGACCCCGCCGAGGTGGCGGCGGGGCACCCGCGGGCCAGCGCGGCCTGGGCGGCGCTGGCCGAGGGCGCGATCGACGGCGGCCGCACCGTCGAGGCCTACGCCTACGCCCGCACCGGCTACCACCGCGGCCTCGACGCGCTGCGCAGGAACGGCTGGAAGGGCTACGGCCCGGTGCCGTGGTCGCACGAGCCCAACCGGGGCTTCCTGCGCTGCGTCACCGTCCTCGCCCGCGCCGCCGAGGCGATCGGCGAGGTGGACGAGCAGGAGCGCTGCACCCAGCTGCTGCGCGACTGCGACCCGTCCCTGGCCGCCTGA
- the purD gene encoding phosphoribosylamine--glycine ligase: MRVLVIGSGAREHALCVALSSDPAVTALACAPGNAGTRTIAEAAPVTVTDPVAVAALATGWGADLVVIGPEVPLVAGAADAVREAGIACFGPSAQAAQIEGSKSFAKHVMAAAGVPTARSWPVGGAAELETALDEAGRAGGGPYVVKDDGLAAGKGVVVTTDRDAALAHGRAVLDAGGAVLVEDFLDGPEVSLFAVTDGTTVLPLVPAQDAKRRDDGDAGPNTGGMGAYAPLPWAPPELVDEVLATVLQPTVDEMRRRGEPFSGLLYAGLALTSHGVRVVEFNARFGDPETQVVLPLLETPLAGLLRAAATGTLADHPPLRWRSGAAVTVVVAASGYPERPRTGDPVTGADGEGVLHAGTAVDAEGTVRSAGGRVLAVTATGADLAAARQAAYERVAGVRLAGAHWRTDIALAAVEGRIAVP; encoded by the coding sequence GTGCGCGTGCTCGTGATCGGCTCCGGAGCCCGGGAGCACGCCCTGTGCGTGGCTCTGTCGTCCGATCCCGCGGTCACCGCGCTGGCCTGTGCCCCGGGCAACGCCGGCACGCGCACGATCGCCGAGGCGGCGCCGGTCACCGTCACCGACCCGGTCGCCGTCGCCGCGCTGGCCACCGGCTGGGGCGCCGACCTGGTCGTGATCGGGCCCGAGGTGCCGCTCGTCGCCGGCGCCGCCGACGCCGTCCGCGAGGCCGGGATCGCCTGCTTCGGCCCCTCGGCGCAGGCCGCGCAGATCGAGGGCAGCAAGTCCTTCGCCAAGCACGTGATGGCCGCCGCGGGGGTGCCGACCGCCCGCTCGTGGCCGGTGGGCGGTGCCGCCGAGCTGGAGACCGCGCTCGACGAGGCCGGCCGGGCGGGTGGGGGACCGTACGTCGTCAAGGACGACGGCCTGGCCGCCGGCAAGGGCGTCGTCGTCACGACCGACCGGGACGCCGCGCTCGCCCACGGCCGCGCGGTGCTCGACGCCGGTGGGGCGGTGCTGGTCGAGGACTTCCTCGACGGGCCGGAGGTGTCGCTGTTCGCCGTCACCGACGGGACGACGGTGCTGCCGCTGGTGCCCGCCCAGGACGCCAAGCGCCGCGACGACGGCGACGCCGGTCCGAACACCGGCGGGATGGGCGCCTACGCGCCGCTGCCGTGGGCGCCGCCGGAGCTGGTCGACGAGGTGCTGGCCACGGTGCTGCAGCCGACCGTCGACGAGATGCGCCGCCGCGGCGAGCCGTTCTCCGGCCTGCTCTACGCCGGGCTGGCGCTGACCTCGCACGGCGTGCGGGTGGTGGAGTTCAACGCCCGCTTCGGCGACCCCGAGACCCAGGTGGTCCTGCCGCTGCTGGAGACGCCACTGGCCGGTCTGCTGCGCGCCGCGGCCACCGGCACGCTGGCCGACCACCCGCCGCTGCGCTGGCGCTCCGGTGCCGCCGTCACGGTGGTGGTCGCCGCCTCCGGCTACCCGGAACGGCCGCGCACCGGCGACCCGGTCACCGGTGCCGACGGCGAGGGCGTGCTGCACGCGGGCACCGCGGTGGACGCCGAGGGGACGGTCCGCTCCGCCGGTGGCCGGGTGCTCGCGGTGACCGCGACCGGCGCCGACCTCGCCGCCGCCCGGCAGGCGGCCTACGAGCGGGTGGCCGGCGTCCGGCTGGCCGGGGCGCACTGGCGCACCGACATCGCGCTGGCCGCCGTCGAGGGCCGGATCGCCGTTCCCTAG
- a CDS encoding AI-2E family transporter, producing MLRRATHLVARAREHIRTAAERDPHAWPERDDDRAILVHDDEVEPAPHAVHDDPPGEDAPLGSPAPGAPDLDGPLGPGGVSGPPPGGRPHRPGERGRRLLAPGRDAPRGDAAVPSGLRTAAAYSWRLIAVLAGLYVLLYVAAYVAVVVVPVFVALLLAALLQPGAAALIRHGWPRSLAAFVMLLVGLAVVAGIITLVVQQITAGFTDLADQVSEGLVQIRNFVVDTFPVTQRQIDEGLTAFQDFVAGNQQELASGAITTATTVGEVFTGVVLALFTLFFFLKDGRSIWLWLVGLFPRDSRAYLDEAARRSWRTLISYVRATVAVALVDAIGIGIGLAVLGVQLVIPLAALVFLGAFIPIIGSFLAGTVAVLVALVTKGPITALIALAVVVAVMQLEGHVLQPLLLGKAVHVHPLAVVLAIAAGLLIAGIFGALIAVPVVACANVAGTYLSRRHEGPRPPEPRPERARPAVGLRG from the coding sequence ATGCTGCGACGGGCCACCCACCTCGTCGCCCGGGCGCGCGAGCACATCCGGACGGCGGCCGAGCGGGACCCCCACGCCTGGCCCGAGCGCGACGACGACCGGGCGATCCTCGTGCACGACGACGAGGTCGAGCCGGCGCCCCACGCCGTCCACGACGACCCGCCCGGCGAGGACGCACCGCTGGGCAGCCCGGCGCCGGGCGCCCCGGACCTCGACGGTCCGCTCGGCCCGGGTGGGGTGAGCGGACCGCCCCCGGGCGGTCGCCCGCACCGGCCCGGTGAGCGCGGACGCCGGCTGCTCGCCCCCGGCCGGGACGCTCCGCGCGGCGACGCAGCGGTCCCCAGCGGCCTGCGCACCGCCGCTGCGTACTCCTGGCGGCTGATCGCCGTCCTGGCCGGGCTCTACGTGCTGCTCTACGTGGCCGCCTACGTCGCCGTGGTGGTCGTCCCCGTGTTCGTGGCGCTGCTGCTGGCGGCCCTCCTGCAGCCGGGGGCGGCGGCACTCATCCGGCACGGCTGGCCGCGCTCGCTGGCCGCCTTCGTCATGCTGCTGGTCGGGCTGGCGGTCGTCGCCGGGATCATCACGCTGGTCGTCCAGCAGATCACCGCCGGTTTCACCGACCTCGCCGACCAGGTCAGCGAGGGCCTGGTCCAGATCCGCAACTTCGTCGTCGACACCTTCCCGGTCACCCAGCGGCAGATCGACGAGGGCCTCACCGCCTTCCAGGACTTCGTCGCCGGCAACCAGCAGGAGCTCGCCTCCGGCGCGATCACCACCGCCACCACGGTCGGCGAGGTCTTCACCGGCGTCGTCCTGGCGCTGTTCACGCTCTTCTTCTTCCTCAAGGACGGCCGGTCCATCTGGCTGTGGCTGGTCGGCCTGTTCCCGCGCGACTCCCGCGCCTACCTCGACGAGGCCGCCCGCCGCTCGTGGCGCACGCTCATCTCCTACGTGCGGGCCACGGTCGCCGTCGCGCTGGTCGACGCCATCGGCATCGGGATCGGCCTGGCCGTCCTGGGCGTGCAGCTGGTGATCCCGCTGGCCGCGCTGGTCTTCCTCGGCGCGTTCATCCCGATCATCGGGTCGTTCCTCGCCGGGACGGTGGCGGTGCTGGTCGCGCTGGTGACCAAGGGGCCGATCACCGCGCTCATCGCCCTCGCCGTCGTGGTGGCGGTCATGCAGCTGGAGGGGCACGTCCTGCAGCCGCTGCTGCTCGGCAAGGCGGTGCACGTGCACCCGCTGGCCGTCGTCCTGGCCATCGCCGCGGGCCTGCTGATCGCCGGCATCTTCGGCGCGCTCATCGCCGTGCCGGTGGTGGCCTGCGCCAACGTGGCCGGCACCTACCTGTCCCGGCGGCACGAGGGCCCGCGGCCGCCCGAGCCCCGCCCGGAGCGGGCGCGACCGGCCGTGGGGCTGCGCGGCTGA
- a CDS encoding glycerophosphodiester phosphodiesterase family protein yields the protein MHAIESLATPAVARLPRAVVVGHRGACAYRPEHTLASYELAIDMGADLIEPDLVVSRDGVLVARHENELSRSTDVAERPEFADRRTTRRVGRKRRTGWFAEDFTLAELRTLRAVERMPQLRPLNTAYDGRFGILTLEEVVELARRRSTPERPVRVLAELKKPSWSAEHGQPMTELVAAELRRLDAAAPDGTVVVQSFDAGALRRLRADLGDGGPTMLQLVDEAPVDDALVTSVGLRAVATYAQGIAPSRHRILLRDADGALTGVSDLVARAHHAGLLVVPWTLAAENAFLPRHLRIGTDPAATGDARAEARLMLALGVDGVITDNPDVTVAARAELATAAVDAAA from the coding sequence ATGCACGCGATCGAGTCGCTCGCGACTCCCGCAGTGGCCCGCCTCCCCCGCGCCGTCGTCGTCGGGCACCGCGGTGCCTGCGCGTACCGCCCCGAGCACACGCTCGCCAGCTACGAGCTGGCCATCGACATGGGCGCCGACCTCATCGAGCCCGACCTCGTCGTCAGCCGGGACGGCGTCCTGGTCGCGCGGCACGAGAACGAGCTGTCCCGCTCCACGGACGTGGCCGAGCGGCCCGAGTTCGCCGATCGCCGCACCACCCGCCGCGTGGGCCGCAAGCGGCGCACCGGCTGGTTCGCCGAGGACTTCACCCTCGCCGAGCTGCGCACGCTGCGCGCCGTCGAGCGGATGCCGCAGCTGCGGCCGCTCAACACCGCCTACGACGGCCGCTTCGGGATCCTGACGCTGGAGGAGGTCGTGGAGCTGGCCCGCCGCCGGTCCACGCCCGAGCGGCCGGTCCGGGTGCTCGCCGAGCTGAAGAAGCCCAGCTGGTCGGCCGAGCACGGCCAGCCGATGACCGAGCTGGTCGCCGCCGAGCTGCGCCGGCTCGACGCCGCCGCGCCGGACGGCACCGTCGTCGTCCAGTCCTTCGACGCCGGCGCCCTGCGCCGGCTGCGGGCCGACCTCGGCGACGGCGGCCCGACGATGCTCCAGCTGGTCGACGAGGCCCCGGTCGACGACGCGCTGGTCACCAGCGTCGGCCTGCGCGCGGTGGCCACCTACGCGCAGGGCATCGCGCCCAGCCGCCACCGGATCCTGCTGCGCGACGCCGACGGCGCGCTGACCGGCGTCTCCGACCTCGTGGCCCGCGCCCACCACGCCGGGCTCCTGGTCGTGCCGTGGACGCTGGCCGCGGAGAACGCCTTCCTGCCGCGGCACCTGCGCATCGGCACCGACCCGGCCGCCACCGGCGACGCGCGCGCGGAGGCCCGCCTGATGCTGGCCCTCGGCGTGGACGGGGTCATCACCGACAACCCCGACGTCACCGTGGCCGCCCGCGCCGAGCTGGCCACCGCGGCGGTCGACGCCGCCGCCTGA
- a CDS encoding adenylosuccinate synthase yields MPAVVLIGAQWGDEGKGKATDLLGGRVPYVVRYQGGNNAGHTVITPDGERYALHLIPSGILTPGCTPVIGNGVVVDPQVLIGELAGLEERGVDTSRLVLSADAHLIMPHHRALDRVTERFLGKRKIGTTGRGIGPAYGDKVARTGIRVADLLDLSILRQKLEGTLVEKNQVLVKVYNRKAIDVDEVVEEYAGYAEQLKGRIADTRLLLGRALDAGEWVLLEGSQGTLLDVDHGTYPFVTSSNPTAGGAATGSGIGPTRISRVVGILKAYTTRVGSGPFPTELFDASGEYLRTQGGEVGVTTGRDRRCGWFDAVVARYASRVNGITDYFLTKLDVLSGLETVPICVAYDVDGVRHEEMPMTQTDFHHAEPVYEEMPGWAEDIRHCRGFDELPAAAQAYVRRLEELSGARISVIGVGPGRDENVVVHDLLE; encoded by the coding sequence ATGCCGGCAGTCGTGCTGATCGGCGCCCAGTGGGGCGACGAGGGCAAGGGCAAGGCCACCGACCTGCTCGGGGGCCGCGTGCCCTACGTGGTCCGCTACCAGGGCGGCAACAACGCCGGGCACACGGTGATCACGCCCGACGGCGAGCGCTACGCCCTCCACCTCATCCCGTCGGGGATCCTCACCCCGGGCTGCACGCCGGTCATCGGCAACGGCGTCGTCGTCGACCCGCAGGTGCTCATCGGCGAGCTCGCCGGTCTCGAGGAGCGCGGCGTCGACACCTCGCGCCTGGTGCTCTCGGCCGACGCGCACCTGATCATGCCGCACCACCGGGCGCTGGACCGGGTCACCGAGCGGTTCCTGGGCAAGCGCAAGATCGGCACGACCGGGCGCGGCATCGGGCCGGCCTACGGAGACAAGGTGGCCCGCACCGGCATCCGGGTGGCCGACCTGCTCGACCTGTCGATCCTGCGGCAGAAGCTCGAGGGCACCCTGGTGGAGAAGAACCAGGTCCTGGTCAAGGTCTACAACCGCAAGGCGATCGACGTCGACGAGGTGGTCGAGGAGTACGCCGGCTACGCCGAGCAGCTCAAGGGCCGCATCGCCGACACCCGGCTGCTGCTGGGCAGGGCCCTCGACGCGGGTGAGTGGGTGCTGCTGGAGGGCTCGCAGGGCACGCTGCTCGACGTCGACCACGGCACCTATCCGTTCGTGACCTCCTCGAACCCGACCGCCGGCGGCGCGGCCACCGGCAGCGGCATCGGTCCCACCCGCATCTCCCGGGTGGTCGGGATCCTCAAGGCCTACACGACCCGCGTGGGCTCGGGACCGTTCCCGACGGAGCTGTTCGACGCCAGCGGCGAGTACCTGCGCACGCAGGGCGGGGAGGTCGGCGTGACCACCGGCCGTGACCGCCGCTGCGGCTGGTTCGACGCCGTCGTCGCCCGCTACGCCAGCCGGGTCAACGGGATCACCGACTACTTCCTCACCAAGCTCGACGTGCTCTCCGGCCTGGAGACCGTGCCGATCTGCGTCGCCTACGACGTCGACGGCGTCCGGCACGAGGAGATGCCGATGACGCAGACCGACTTCCACCACGCGGAGCCGGTCTACGAGGAGATGCCGGGCTGGGCCGAGGACATCCGGCACTGCCGCGGCTTCGACGAGCTGCCGGCCGCCGCGCAGGCCTACGTGCGCCGGCTCGAGGAGCTCTCCGGTGCGCGGATCAGCGTCATCGGGGTGGGCCCCGGCCGCGACGAGAACGTCGTCGTCCACGACCTGCTCGAGTAG
- a CDS encoding ABC transporter permease, which translates to MTADRLVFARRPAPPPRQRLLDRVLVRPSLPAVLGLVVVVLVFGLRVPELLSVGGLAGVLDAAALLGIGGVAVGLLLVGGHFDLSIGTLAVSSAVLTGILAGPAEWGVWPALATSLAAVLVVGLVNGWLVVRTGLPSFLVTLATALVLQGVTVAGMPLVAGAPRVSGLDEAPGWASASALFGSTAEVGGGVFSVALLWWVALTAGAGWLLWHTRFGNAVLSMGGSRTAARELGVPVPRTTLVLYALTAAAAWLLGTLTLVPAASVAATPSLATAIDFVVVAVIGGCLLTGGYGSMAGAAAGALLYAVARQGVELSGWDPRWSQALLGVLLLVALLVSGVVRGRLRAAPRS; encoded by the coding sequence GTGACCGCCGACCGCCTCGTCTTCGCCCGTCGTCCGGCGCCGCCGCCGCGGCAGCGGCTGCTCGACCGGGTGCTGGTGCGCCCCAGCCTGCCGGCGGTGCTGGGACTGGTGGTCGTCGTCCTGGTCTTCGGTCTGCGGGTGCCCGAGCTGCTCTCGGTCGGGGGCCTGGCGGGGGTCCTGGACGCCGCCGCGCTGCTCGGCATCGGCGGGGTCGCCGTGGGCCTGCTCCTGGTGGGTGGCCACTTCGACCTCTCGATCGGCACGCTGGCGGTGTCCAGCGCCGTCCTCACCGGGATCCTCGCCGGGCCGGCCGAGTGGGGCGTCTGGCCGGCGCTCGCCACGTCGCTGGCCGCGGTGCTGGTGGTGGGCCTGGTCAACGGGTGGCTCGTCGTCCGGACCGGACTGCCCAGCTTCCTGGTCACCCTCGCCACGGCGCTGGTGCTGCAGGGCGTGACGGTGGCCGGGATGCCGCTGGTGGCCGGTGCCCCCCGGGTCAGCGGCCTGGACGAGGCACCCGGCTGGGCCTCGGCGTCGGCGCTGTTCGGGTCGACGGCGGAGGTCGGCGGCGGCGTGTTCTCCGTCGCGCTGCTGTGGTGGGTCGCGCTCACCGCCGGTGCCGGCTGGCTGCTGTGGCACACCCGCTTCGGCAACGCGGTGCTGTCGATGGGCGGGTCCCGCACGGCTGCCCGCGAACTGGGCGTGCCGGTCCCCCGGACGACGCTGGTCCTCTACGCCCTGACCGCGGCGGCCGCCTGGCTGCTCGGCACGCTGACCCTGGTGCCGGCCGCCAGCGTGGCCGCGACGCCGTCGCTGGCCACGGCGATCGACTTCGTGGTGGTCGCGGTCATCGGCGGCTGCCTGCTGACCGGCGGCTACGGGTCCATGGCCGGTGCCGCGGCCGGCGCGCTGCTCTACGCCGTCGCCCGCCAGGGGGTGGAGCTCTCCGGCTGGGACCCGCGCTGGTCACAGGCGCTGCTCGGCGTCCTGCTGCTGGTCGCGCTCCTGGTGAGCGGGGTGGTGCGCGGCCGGCTGCGGGCCGCGCCGCGGTCGTGA
- a CDS encoding GPGG-motif small membrane protein — METLLWILAVVLVIAGILAIVRRQLLWGIVLIVVGLLVGPGGVSFFT; from the coding sequence GTGGAAACACTGCTCTGGATCCTCGCCGTCGTCCTGGTGATCGCCGGCATCCTCGCGATCGTCCGCCGGCAACTGCTCTGGGGGATCGTGCTGATCGTCGTCGGCCTGCTCGTGGGTCCCGGCGGCGTCAGCTTCTTCACCTGA
- the rsgA gene encoding ribosome small subunit-dependent GTPase A, with translation MARVDRGRLTVLTADGERRVHPAAALHDPDGVDAPAVGDWVALRGELAVALLPRRSAFTRTVAGRASAAQVVAANLDTVLVVDALAGPTRARRVERYLAVAWSSGATPVVVLTKADLCDDVPAAVAEVEEEAIGVGVLAVSVRTGEGVEALRALIGPGRTAAMVGPSGVGKSSLANALAGRVVAPTREVREGDGRGRHTTTARELHVLPGGGLLIDTPGMRELGLYDDEGVDAAYADVAELATRCRFRDCAHRTEPGCAVAAAIDDGRLDPARLLGWRKLQAEAHRQLLRADARARAAEHARVKALHRAMRDQPNRVR, from the coding sequence GTGGCGCGGGTCGACCGCGGCCGGCTCACCGTGCTCACCGCCGACGGTGAACGGCGGGTGCACCCGGCGGCGGCGCTGCACGACCCCGACGGCGTCGACGCGCCCGCCGTGGGGGACTGGGTGGCCCTGCGCGGCGAGCTCGCCGTCGCGCTGCTGCCGCGCCGCTCGGCGTTCACCCGCACCGTCGCCGGGCGCGCGTCGGCCGCGCAGGTGGTGGCCGCCAACCTCGACACCGTGCTGGTCGTCGACGCGCTGGCCGGCCCGACGCGTGCCCGCCGGGTCGAGCGCTACCTGGCCGTGGCGTGGTCGAGCGGGGCGACGCCGGTCGTCGTCCTCACCAAGGCCGACCTGTGCGACGACGTGCCGGCCGCGGTGGCGGAGGTCGAGGAGGAGGCGATCGGTGTCGGGGTGCTGGCGGTCAGCGTCCGCACCGGCGAGGGCGTGGAGGCGCTCCGGGCGCTGATCGGGCCCGGCCGGACGGCGGCGATGGTCGGCCCCTCCGGCGTCGGGAAGTCCTCGCTGGCCAACGCGCTGGCCGGCCGGGTCGTGGCGCCGACCCGGGAGGTGCGGGAGGGCGACGGGCGTGGCCGGCACACCACCACCGCCCGGGAGCTGCACGTGCTGCCCGGCGGCGGCCTGCTGATCGACACCCCCGGCATGCGGGAGCTGGGGCTCTACGACGACGAGGGCGTCGACGCCGCCTACGCCGACGTCGCCGAGCTGGCCACCCGCTGCCGCTTCCGCGACTGCGCGCACCGCACCGAGCCCGGCTGCGCGGTCGCCGCGGCCATCGACGACGGGCGGCTGGACCCCGCGCGCCTGCTGGGCTGGCGCAAGCTGCAGGCCGAGGCGCACCGCCAGCTGCTGCGCGCCGACGCCCGCGCCCGCGCCGCCGAGCACGCCCGGGTCAAGGCGCTGCACCGCGCGATGCGGGACCAGCCGAACCGGGTGCGCTGA
- a CDS encoding ATP-binding cassette domain-containing protein: MTAADSGRPPVLELRGLTVRFGSVAALDRVGVTLDGGRITCVLGENGSGKSTLVSVLSGLTRHDEGELLLDGVPVRFRDPRAARAAGIATVWQDLAVAPLLSVWRNFCLGAEPTRGVWPLRRLDRDAGRETTVRALERVGVTGVDPDRPASAMRAGERQSLAIARALHFGARALVLDEPTAPMTIAQQTLVGQAVLRARAEGLAVVLVTHNPRYAHLVGDRYLLLARGQVAGDLTRADVDADDLTRLMAGGEELTALTTRLHELHPELGER; the protein is encoded by the coding sequence GTGACCGCCGCGGACTCCGGCCGGCCGCCGGTGCTGGAGCTGCGCGGGCTGACCGTCCGCTTCGGCAGCGTGGCCGCGCTCGACCGGGTCGGCGTCACGCTGGACGGCGGGCGGATCACCTGCGTGCTCGGGGAGAACGGCTCGGGCAAGTCGACGCTGGTCTCGGTGCTGTCCGGGCTGACGCGGCACGACGAGGGCGAGCTGCTGCTCGACGGCGTCCCGGTGCGCTTCCGCGACCCCCGTGCGGCGCGGGCCGCCGGGATCGCGACGGTGTGGCAGGACCTCGCCGTCGCGCCGCTGCTGTCGGTGTGGCGCAACTTCTGCCTCGGCGCGGAGCCCACCCGCGGCGTGTGGCCGCTGCGCCGGCTCGACCGCGACGCCGGGCGGGAGACCACCGTGCGGGCGCTGGAGCGGGTCGGCGTCACGGGGGTCGACCCCGACCGCCCGGCCAGCGCGATGCGCGCCGGCGAGCGGCAGAGCCTGGCCATCGCGCGGGCCCTGCACTTCGGCGCGCGGGCGCTGGTGCTCGACGAGCCGACCGCGCCGATGACCATCGCCCAGCAGACGCTGGTCGGCCAGGCCGTGCTGCGCGCGCGGGCCGAGGGTCTCGCCGTCGTGCTGGTGACGCACAACCCGCGCTACGCGCACCTGGTCGGCGACCGCTACCTGCTGCTGGCGCGCGGCCAGGTGGCCGGTGACCTCACGCGCGCCGACGTCGACGCCGACGACCTCACCCGGCTCATGGCCGGCGGCGAGGAGCTCACCGCCCTGACCACCCGCCTGCACGAGCTGCACCCCGAGCTCGGCGAGCGCTGA
- a CDS encoding phosphoribosylaminoimidazolesuccinocarboxamide synthase yields MPDLPLVARGKVREVYDAGDDRLLLVASDRISAYDHVLPTPIPDKGRVLTRLSVWWFGQLTPVLDSFGAAHHLLSADDVPADVAGRAMLVRRLEMLPVECVARGYLSGSGTAEYRRTGSIRDVPLPPGLVEGSRLPAPVFTPSTKAEAGEHDEAIDFARVVALVGAARAEEVRELTLALYRRGAEVAASAGIVLADTKFEFGLSPAGGLVLGDEVLTPDSSRFWPASSWSPGAAQPSFDKQYVRDWLTSSGWDRVSPPPELPDDVVAATRERYVAAYERLTGTPFR; encoded by the coding sequence ATGCCCGACCTGCCCCTCGTCGCGCGCGGCAAGGTGCGCGAGGTCTACGACGCCGGCGACGACCGCCTGCTGCTCGTGGCCTCCGACCGGATCTCGGCCTACGACCACGTGCTGCCGACGCCGATCCCGGACAAGGGGCGGGTGCTCACCCGGCTGTCGGTGTGGTGGTTCGGGCAGCTGACGCCGGTGCTGGACTCCTTCGGCGCCGCGCACCACCTGCTCTCGGCGGACGACGTCCCGGCCGACGTGGCGGGCCGGGCGATGCTGGTGCGGCGGCTGGAGATGCTGCCGGTGGAGTGCGTGGCCCGCGGCTACCTGTCGGGCTCGGGGACGGCGGAGTACCGGCGCACCGGGTCGATCCGCGACGTGCCGCTGCCGCCCGGGCTGGTCGAGGGCTCGCGGCTGCCCGCACCGGTGTTCACGCCGTCGACCAAGGCCGAGGCGGGGGAGCACGACGAGGCGATCGACTTCGCGCGCGTCGTCGCGCTGGTGGGAGCCGCGCGCGCCGAGGAGGTGCGGGAGCTGACGCTGGCGCTGTACCGGCGCGGGGCGGAGGTCGCGGCGTCGGCGGGCATCGTGCTGGCCGACACGAAGTTCGAGTTCGGGCTGTCCCCGGCCGGTGGGCTGGTGCTGGGCGACGAGGTGCTCACGCCGGACTCCTCGCGCTTCTGGCCGGCGTCGTCGTGGTCGCCGGGCGCCGCGCAGCCCTCGTTCGACAAGCAGTACGTCCGCGACTGGCTGACCTCGTCGGGCTGGGACCGCGTCTCGCCGCCGCCCGAGCTGCCCGACGACGTCGTCGCCGCCACCCGCGAGCGCTACGTCGCCGCGTACGAGCGGCTGACGGGGACCCCCTTCCGCTGA
- the purB gene encoding adenylosuccinate lyase, with translation MIDRYTLPEMGRVWSDEHKYELWCRVETLVLEAHAAAGRVPADVVAPVRAAPPPTPARVAEIEETTQHDVIAFLTAWADNTEPRSAAAYVHHGMTSSDLLDTALAVQLTEATDVLLAKADRLVAVLRDHGLAHRDTIRVGRTHGVHAEPDVWGHRVADLAFATARSRDRLRAARERVGVVAISGAVGTYSLVDPSVEVAVAEALDLAPADASTQVVIRDSISEWVAALAVIATVCEAVALEVRHGQRTEVRELSEAFGSGQKGSSAMPHKKNPIRSERVAGLARVVRAAVVPVMEGIPLWHERDISHSSTERVFLPDAAITTDYLLHLTTGLVSGLVVDADRMRANLESTGGLIYTSAVLLELVEGGLSREDAYALVQSAAMETWHSGTPFRATLRTRADASGVRLDEARLDEICRPEGYVTRLGPLFDRLAALT, from the coding sequence GTGATCGACCGCTACACGCTCCCCGAGATGGGCCGGGTCTGGAGCGACGAGCACAAGTACGAGCTGTGGTGCCGGGTCGAGACGCTGGTGCTGGAGGCGCACGCGGCGGCCGGGCGGGTCCCCGCCGACGTCGTCGCGCCCGTGCGGGCCGCCCCGCCGCCCACGCCGGCGCGGGTCGCGGAGATCGAGGAGACGACGCAGCACGACGTCATCGCCTTCCTCACCGCCTGGGCCGACAACACCGAGCCGCGGTCGGCCGCCGCCTACGTGCACCACGGCATGACGTCGTCGGACCTGCTCGACACCGCGCTCGCCGTCCAGCTGACCGAGGCCACCGACGTCCTGCTGGCCAAGGCCGACCGGCTGGTCGCCGTGCTGCGCGACCACGGCCTGGCGCACCGCGACACGATCAGGGTCGGCCGCACCCACGGCGTGCACGCCGAGCCCGACGTGTGGGGCCACCGGGTCGCCGACCTCGCCTTCGCCACGGCCCGCTCGCGCGACCGGCTGCGCGCGGCGCGGGAGCGGGTCGGCGTGGTCGCGATCTCCGGCGCCGTCGGCACGTACTCGCTGGTCGACCCGTCGGTGGAGGTCGCCGTCGCCGAGGCGCTGGACCTCGCGCCCGCCGACGCCTCCACGCAGGTGGTCATCCGCGACTCGATCAGCGAGTGGGTCGCCGCCCTCGCCGTGATCGCCACCGTCTGCGAGGCGGTCGCCCTCGAGGTGCGGCACGGGCAGCGCACCGAGGTGCGGGAGCTGTCGGAGGCCTTCGGCTCCGGCCAGAAGGGCTCCAGCGCCATGCCGCACAAGAAGAACCCGATCCGCTCCGAGCGCGTCGCCGGGCTAGCGCGGGTGGTCCGCGCCGCCGTCGTCCCGGTGATGGAGGGCATCCCGCTGTGGCACGAGCGCGACATCTCGCACTCGTCCACCGAGCGGGTGTTCCTCCCCGACGCCGCGATCACCACCGACTACCTGCTGCACCTCACCACGGGGCTGGTCTCCGGGCTGGTCGTGGACGCCGACCGGATGCGGGCCAACCTCGAGTCCACCGGCGGGCTGATCTACACCTCCGCCGTCCTGCTGGAGCTCGTCGAGGGCGGGCTCTCGCGCGAGGACGCGTACGCACTGGTGCAGTCGGCGGCGATGGAGACGTGGCACAGCGGGACGCCGTTCCGCGCGACGCTGCGGACCCGGGCGGACGCCTCGGGCGTGCGGCTGGACGAGGCGCGGCTGGACGAGATCTGCCGTCCTGAGGGCTACGTCACCCGCCTCGGCCCGCTGTTCGACCGGCTGGCGGCGCTGACCTGA